One window from the genome of Saimiri boliviensis isolate mSaiBol1 chromosome 2, mSaiBol1.pri, whole genome shotgun sequence encodes:
- the EGFL7 gene encoding epidermal growth factor-like protein 7 isoform X1 — protein sequence MLQTGPGGGWRRGPQPNTLRPGGRPVSPLVPSGLCRVILEESWASGPGVGTAVTPTSREAAGPSSVLPSARCPPAAETRVLGGFVLGVWVPAPWAASQLPAAAHRALCPGTRDSGGGWGAAVRGHCSPGASVSPSAQWGRGGGGARPPGGAGPGAGRGPGPPRRGLGRQRRRRVRAPDPAATQRRRPPTRRHGPCGALRRFCWCAFWCWQRVARSTPTGQAAECVQSGLTGAPFLSPLCSACTSLSSPPVTGTGPAAPTEPSIGPPTDAALGWPPPGLDTHAALAGRGPAGSSGPAEQQYANRRAGTEGAASSLATAAAQRGGRVTPASQMWTNAVLAGAAVPSAASTLPAVTGASVGRGTACLQMAHSVCPTEGPPGWPPTRQKLQLVLAPLHSLASQALELGLPDPGSLLVHSLQQLGRIDSLSEQISFLEEQLGSCSCKKDS from the exons ATGCTTCAGACAGGGCCAGGTGGAGGCTGGCGCAGGGGCCCCCAACCTAACACTCTAAGGCCAGGAGGGAGGCCTGTGTCCCCCCTGGTCCCATCTGGGCTCTGCCGTGTGATCTTGGAGGagtcctgggcctctgggcctgggGTGGGGACGGCGGTGACGCCCACCTCCCGCGAGGCTGCAGGACCGAGCTCAGTGCTGCCTAGCGCCAGGTGCCCACCAGCGGCTGAGACGCGCGTCCTGGGTGGTTTCGTCCTGGGGGTTTGGGTGCCAGCGCCCTGGGCGGCGTCCCAGCTCCCGGCGGCCGCGCACCGAGCGCTCTGCCCGGGGACGCGGGATTCCGGAGGGGGCTGGGGGGCCGCAGTCCGAGGTCACTGTTCGCccggggcctcagtttccccgtccGCACaatgggggcggggcgggggcggggcaaGGCCGCCAggtggggcggggccgggggcggggcggggcccggGGCCCCCACGGCGCGGGCTCGGAAGGCAGCGGCGGCGGCGCGTGCGCGCCCCGGATCCGGCG GCCACCCAGAGGAGAAGGCCCCCCACCCGGAGGCACGGGCCATGTGGGGCTCTCAGGAGGTTCTGCTGGTGTGCCTTCTGGTGTTGGCAGCGGGTGGCACGGAGCACGCCTACCGGCCAGG CCGCAGAGTGTGTGCAGTCGGGGCTCACGGGGGCCCCATTTCTGAGTCCTTTGTGCAGCGCGTGTACCAGCCTTTCCTCACCACCTGTGACGGGCACCGGGCCTGCAGCACCTACCG AACCATCTATAGGACCGCCTACCGACGCAGCCCTGGGCTGGCCCCCGCCAGGCCTCGATACGCATGCTGCCCTGGCTGGAAGAGGACCAGCGGGCTCCTCGGGGCCTGCGGAGCAG CAATATGCCAACCGCCGTGCCGGAACGGAGGGAGCTGCGTCCAGCCTGGCCACTGCCGCTGCCCAGCGGGGTGGCAGGGTGACACCTGCCAGTCAG ATGTGGACGAATGCCGTGCTGGCAGGGGCCGCTGTCCCCAGCGCTGCATCAACACTGCCGGCAGTTACTGGTGCCAGTGTTGGGAGGGGCACAGCCTGTCTGCAGATGGCACATTCTGTGTGCCCAACAGAGGGCCCCCCAGGCTGGCCCCCAACCCGACAG AAGCTGCAGCTGGTGCTGGCCCCACTGCACAGCCTGGCCTCGCAGGCGCTGGAGCTGGGGCTCCCGGACCCTGGCAGCCTCCTGGTGCACTCCCTCCAGCAACTGGGCCGCATCGACTCCCTGAGCGAGCAGATCTCCTTCCTGGAGGAGCAGCTGGGCTCCT GCTCCTGCAAGAAGGACTCGTGA
- the EGFL7 gene encoding epidermal growth factor-like protein 7 isoform X3, translating into MWGSQEVLLVCLLVLAAGGTEHAYRPGRRVCAVGAHGGPISESFVQRVYQPFLTTCDGHRACSTYRTIYRTAYRRSPGLAPARPRYACCPGWKRTSGLLGACGAAICQPPCRNGGSCVQPGHCRCPAGWQGDTCQSDVDECRAGRGRCPQRCINTAGSYWCQCWEGHSLSADGTFCVPNRGPPRLAPNPTGVDSVMKEEVQRLQSRVDLLEEVRPGVGQVLTTAERGPGWGTGFVASWDLDPETAGVVRKGPGLGEAASLLLTAKGAVAWIHARQRKLDTGRDPQG; encoded by the exons ATGTGGGGCTCTCAGGAGGTTCTGCTGGTGTGCCTTCTGGTGTTGGCAGCGGGTGGCACGGAGCACGCCTACCGGCCAGG CCGCAGAGTGTGTGCAGTCGGGGCTCACGGGGGCCCCATTTCTGAGTCCTTTGTGCAGCGCGTGTACCAGCCTTTCCTCACCACCTGTGACGGGCACCGGGCCTGCAGCACCTACCG AACCATCTATAGGACCGCCTACCGACGCAGCCCTGGGCTGGCCCCCGCCAGGCCTCGATACGCATGCTGCCCTGGCTGGAAGAGGACCAGCGGGCTCCTCGGGGCCTGCGGAGCAG CAATATGCCAACCGCCGTGCCGGAACGGAGGGAGCTGCGTCCAGCCTGGCCACTGCCGCTGCCCAGCGGGGTGGCAGGGTGACACCTGCCAGTCAG ATGTGGACGAATGCCGTGCTGGCAGGGGCCGCTGTCCCCAGCGCTGCATCAACACTGCCGGCAGTTACTGGTGCCAGTGTTGGGAGGGGCACAGCCTGTCTGCAGATGGCACATTCTGTGTGCCCAACAGAGGGCCCCCCAGGCTGGCCCCCAACCCGACAG GAGTGGACAGTGTGATGAAGGAGGAGGTGCAGAGGCTGCAATCCAGGGTGGACCTGCTGGAGGAGgtgaggcctggggtggggcaggtCCTCACCACAGCAGAGagaggcccaggctggggtacggGCTTTGTAGCCTCCTGGGACCTCGACCCAGAGACGGCTGGGGTGGTCCGAAAAGGTCCTGGCCTCGGGGAGGCGGCTTCCTTGCTGCTGACAGCCAAGGGGGCCGTGGCCTGGATCCATGCCAGGCAGAGGAAGCTGGACACTGGCCGGGACCCCCAGGGCTAG
- the EGFL7 gene encoding epidermal growth factor-like protein 7 isoform X2, giving the protein MTDSPPPGHPEEKAPHPEARAMWGSQEVLLVCLLVLAAGGTEHAYRPGRRVCAVGAHGGPISESFVQRVYQPFLTTCDGHRACSTYRTIYRTAYRRSPGLAPARPRYACCPGWKRTSGLLGACGAAICQPPCRNGGSCVQPGHCRCPAGWQGDTCQSDVDECRAGRGRCPQRCINTAGSYWCQCWEGHSLSADGTFCVPNRGPPRLAPNPTEAAAGAGPTAQPGLAGAGAGAPGPWQPPGALPPATGPHRLPERADLLPGGAAGLLLLQEGLVTPEPLAGLSASLPCSPCPCLTCWGCHFGVTEQNAGQGTPPPPPLHQEALRVLAWVGWGLLVNPPQPPQWHPRAWWPLR; this is encoded by the exons ATGACGGATTCTCCTCCGCCAG GCCACCCAGAGGAGAAGGCCCCCCACCCGGAGGCACGGGCCATGTGGGGCTCTCAGGAGGTTCTGCTGGTGTGCCTTCTGGTGTTGGCAGCGGGTGGCACGGAGCACGCCTACCGGCCAGG CCGCAGAGTGTGTGCAGTCGGGGCTCACGGGGGCCCCATTTCTGAGTCCTTTGTGCAGCGCGTGTACCAGCCTTTCCTCACCACCTGTGACGGGCACCGGGCCTGCAGCACCTACCG AACCATCTATAGGACCGCCTACCGACGCAGCCCTGGGCTGGCCCCCGCCAGGCCTCGATACGCATGCTGCCCTGGCTGGAAGAGGACCAGCGGGCTCCTCGGGGCCTGCGGAGCAG CAATATGCCAACCGCCGTGCCGGAACGGAGGGAGCTGCGTCCAGCCTGGCCACTGCCGCTGCCCAGCGGGGTGGCAGGGTGACACCTGCCAGTCAG ATGTGGACGAATGCCGTGCTGGCAGGGGCCGCTGTCCCCAGCGCTGCATCAACACTGCCGGCAGTTACTGGTGCCAGTGTTGGGAGGGGCACAGCCTGTCTGCAGATGGCACATTCTGTGTGCCCAACAGAGGGCCCCCCAGGCTGGCCCCCAACCCGACAG AAGCTGCAGCTGGTGCTGGCCCCACTGCACAGCCTGGCCTCGCAGGCGCTGGAGCTGGGGCTCCCGGACCCTGGCAGCCTCCTGGTGCACTCCCTCCAGCAACTGGGCCGCATCGACTCCCTGAGCGAGCAGATCTCCTTCCTGGAGGAGCAGCTGGGCTCCT GCTCCTGCAAGAAGGACTCGTGACACCCGAGCCCCTGGCTGGCCTGAGCGCCTCCCTGCCCtgcagcccctgcccctgcctgacATGCTGGGGTTGCCACTTTGGGGTGACTGAGCAGAATGCTGGGCAGggcactcctcctcctcccccacttcATCAGGAGGCTCTCAGGGTTCTGGCATGGGTGGGCTGGGGTCTTCTGGTGAATCCACCCCAGCCACCCCAATGGCATCCCAGGGCCTGGTGGCCCCTCCGCTGA
- the AGPAT2 gene encoding 1-acyl-sn-glycerol-3-phosphate acyltransferase beta — translation MELWPCVAAALLGLLLLVQLSRAAEFYAKVALYCALCFAVSAVASLVCLLRHGGRTVENMSIISWFVRSFKYVYGLRFEVREQHRLRGARPCVIVSNHQSILDMMGLMEVLPERCVQIAKRELLFLGPVGLIMYLGGVFFINRQRSSTAMTVMADLGERMVRENLKVWIYPEGTRNDNGDLLPFKKGAFYLAVQAQVPIVPVVYSSFSSFYNTKKKLFTSGTVTVQVLEAIPTLGLTEEDVPALVDTCHQAMRTTFLHISKNPQENGASEGPGVQPAQ, via the exons ATGGAGCTGTGGCCGTGCGTGGCCGCGGCGCTactggggctgctgctgctggtgcagCTGAGCCGCGCGGCCGAGTTCTACGCCAAGGTCGCCCTGTACTGCGCGCTGTGCTTCGCGGTGTCCGCCGTGGCCTCGCTCGTCTGCCTGCTGCGCCACGGCGGCCGGACGGTGGAGAACATGAG CATCATCAGCTGGTTCGTGCGAAGCTTCAAGTACGTGTACGGCCTCCGCTTCGAGGTGCGGGAGCAGCACAGGCTGCGGGGGGCCCGGCCCTGCGTCATCGTCTCCAACCACCAGAGCATCCTGGACATGATGG gcctcaTGGAGGTCCTTCCTGAGCGCTGCGTGCAGATCGCCAAGCGGGAGCTGCTCTTTCTGGGGCCCGTGGGCCTCATCATGTACCTTGGGGGCGTCTTCTTCATCAACCGCCAGCGCTCCAGCACCGCCATGACCGTGATGGCCGACCTCGGGGAGCGCATGGTCCGGGAGAAC CTCAAAGTGTGGATCTACCCCGAGGGCACGCGCAATGACAACGGGGACCTGCTGCCTTTTAAGAAGGGCGCTTTCTACTTGGCAGTCCAGGCGCAG GTACCCATCGTCCCTGTGGTatactcctccttctcctccttctacAACACCAAGAAGAAGCTCTTCACCTCAG gaacAGTCACGGTGCAGGTGCTAGAAGCCATCCCCACCCTTGGCCTCACCGAGGAGGACGTCCCTGCGCTCGTGGATACCTGCCACCAGGCCATGAGGACCACCTTCCTCCACATCTCCAAGAACCCCCAGGAGAACGGGGCCAGCGAGGGGCCTGGTGTGCAGCCGGCCCAGTAG
- the EGFL7 gene encoding epidermal growth factor-like protein 7 isoform X5, which yields MWGSQEVLLVCLLVLAAGGTEHAYRPGRRVCAVGAHGGPISESFVQRVYQPFLTTCDGHRACSTYRTIYRTAYRRSPGLAPARPRYACCPGWKRTSGLLGACGAAICQPPCRNGGSCVQPGHCRCPAGWQGDTCQSDVDECRAGRGRCPQRCINTAGSYWCQCWEGHSLSADGTFCVPNRGPPRLAPNPTEAAAGAGPTAQPGLAGAGAGAPGPWQPPGALPPATGPHRLPERADLLPGGAAGLLLLQEGLVTPEPLAGLSASLPCSPCPCLTCWGCHFGVTEQNAGQGTPPPPPLHQEALRVLAWVGWGLLVNPPQPPQWHPRAWWPLR from the exons ATGTGGGGCTCTCAGGAGGTTCTGCTGGTGTGCCTTCTGGTGTTGGCAGCGGGTGGCACGGAGCACGCCTACCGGCCAGG CCGCAGAGTGTGTGCAGTCGGGGCTCACGGGGGCCCCATTTCTGAGTCCTTTGTGCAGCGCGTGTACCAGCCTTTCCTCACCACCTGTGACGGGCACCGGGCCTGCAGCACCTACCG AACCATCTATAGGACCGCCTACCGACGCAGCCCTGGGCTGGCCCCCGCCAGGCCTCGATACGCATGCTGCCCTGGCTGGAAGAGGACCAGCGGGCTCCTCGGGGCCTGCGGAGCAG CAATATGCCAACCGCCGTGCCGGAACGGAGGGAGCTGCGTCCAGCCTGGCCACTGCCGCTGCCCAGCGGGGTGGCAGGGTGACACCTGCCAGTCAG ATGTGGACGAATGCCGTGCTGGCAGGGGCCGCTGTCCCCAGCGCTGCATCAACACTGCCGGCAGTTACTGGTGCCAGTGTTGGGAGGGGCACAGCCTGTCTGCAGATGGCACATTCTGTGTGCCCAACAGAGGGCCCCCCAGGCTGGCCCCCAACCCGACAG AAGCTGCAGCTGGTGCTGGCCCCACTGCACAGCCTGGCCTCGCAGGCGCTGGAGCTGGGGCTCCCGGACCCTGGCAGCCTCCTGGTGCACTCCCTCCAGCAACTGGGCCGCATCGACTCCCTGAGCGAGCAGATCTCCTTCCTGGAGGAGCAGCTGGGCTCCT GCTCCTGCAAGAAGGACTCGTGACACCCGAGCCCCTGGCTGGCCTGAGCGCCTCCCTGCCCtgcagcccctgcccctgcctgacATGCTGGGGTTGCCACTTTGGGGTGACTGAGCAGAATGCTGGGCAGggcactcctcctcctcccccacttcATCAGGAGGCTCTCAGGGTTCTGGCATGGGTGGGCTGGGGTCTTCTGGTGAATCCACCCCAGCCACCCCAATGGCATCCCAGGGCCTGGTGGCCCCTCCGCTGA
- the EGFL7 gene encoding epidermal growth factor-like protein 7 isoform X4 → MWGSQEVLLVCLLVLAAGGTEHAYRPGRRVCAVGAHGGPISESFVQRVYQPFLTTCDGHRACSTYRTIYRTAYRRSPGLAPARPRYACCPGWKRTSGLLGACGAAICQPPCRNGGSCVQPGHCRCPAGWQGDTCQSDVDECRAGRGRCPQRCINTAGSYWCQCWEGHSLSADGTFCVPNRGPPRLAPNPTGVDSVMKEEVQRLQSRVDLLEEKLQLVLAPLHSLASQALELGLPDPGSLLVHSLQQLGRIDSLSEQISFLEEQLGSCSCKKDS, encoded by the exons ATGTGGGGCTCTCAGGAGGTTCTGCTGGTGTGCCTTCTGGTGTTGGCAGCGGGTGGCACGGAGCACGCCTACCGGCCAGG CCGCAGAGTGTGTGCAGTCGGGGCTCACGGGGGCCCCATTTCTGAGTCCTTTGTGCAGCGCGTGTACCAGCCTTTCCTCACCACCTGTGACGGGCACCGGGCCTGCAGCACCTACCG AACCATCTATAGGACCGCCTACCGACGCAGCCCTGGGCTGGCCCCCGCCAGGCCTCGATACGCATGCTGCCCTGGCTGGAAGAGGACCAGCGGGCTCCTCGGGGCCTGCGGAGCAG CAATATGCCAACCGCCGTGCCGGAACGGAGGGAGCTGCGTCCAGCCTGGCCACTGCCGCTGCCCAGCGGGGTGGCAGGGTGACACCTGCCAGTCAG ATGTGGACGAATGCCGTGCTGGCAGGGGCCGCTGTCCCCAGCGCTGCATCAACACTGCCGGCAGTTACTGGTGCCAGTGTTGGGAGGGGCACAGCCTGTCTGCAGATGGCACATTCTGTGTGCCCAACAGAGGGCCCCCCAGGCTGGCCCCCAACCCGACAG GAGTGGACAGTGTGATGAAGGAGGAGGTGCAGAGGCTGCAATCCAGGGTGGACCTGCTGGAGGAG AAGCTGCAGCTGGTGCTGGCCCCACTGCACAGCCTGGCCTCGCAGGCGCTGGAGCTGGGGCTCCCGGACCCTGGCAGCCTCCTGGTGCACTCCCTCCAGCAACTGGGCCGCATCGACTCCCTGAGCGAGCAGATCTCCTTCCTGGAGGAGCAGCTGGGCTCCT GCTCCTGCAAGAAGGACTCGTGA